One genomic region from Geothermobacter hydrogeniphilus encodes:
- a CDS encoding transporter substrate-binding domain-containing protein — MPDMSRFCKILLILLLLCPVLSRAEPEEPPEPEAPIIIGGDQNYPPYEFLDADGKPAGFNVELSRAIAEVMGMEIEIRLGPWGEMREGLASGSIDVLQGMAYTRERTREVDFSTPHAKVHQSIWIRKGSTIRRLKDLADKDVIVMRGAVMHDFMLRHAELKARLHPVATLEDALRQLSAGGYDAALVAKLPGEYLIQKAGLDNIMPIARPLVAQDYGYAVKKGNLDLLARFNEGLVLLKKSGRYRTIYEKWLGVLPRPGLSFERAIRLGAMIVGPLLLVLIMTVFWSRMLKRQVALRTEDLEREVAEKRQALHELEVRQQQLIQADKLSSLGVLVSGVAHEINNPNGLILLNLPLLKKAWDDTGPLLDEHYRQQGDFKLGWLNYSRMREEIPQMLEEMQQGAGRIRRIVEDLKDFARRDDAELDDAVDLNEVAAAALRLVDNSLKKATDHFRAELANDLPPFVGNAQRIEQVVVNLLINACQALTDKGQAIRLRTALQDDGRLLLEIVDQGRGIDPEHLPKLTDPFFTTRRDHGGTGLGLSVSAGIVEEHGGQLEFASTPGQGTRVRLLLPAKENIDEPVEKP; from the coding sequence ATGCCGGACATGTCTCGTTTCTGCAAAATACTCCTTATCCTGCTGCTGCTCTGTCCGGTCCTGTCCCGGGCTGAACCGGAGGAGCCGCCTGAACCCGAGGCGCCGATCATCATCGGCGGCGATCAGAACTATCCTCCCTACGAATTTCTCGACGCCGACGGCAAACCGGCCGGTTTCAATGTCGAGCTTTCCCGTGCCATTGCCGAGGTGATGGGGATGGAGATTGAAATTCGTCTCGGTCCCTGGGGAGAAATGCGGGAAGGGCTGGCTTCCGGCAGCATTGATGTCCTGCAGGGGATGGCCTACACCCGGGAGCGGACCCGCGAGGTCGACTTTTCCACGCCGCACGCCAAGGTGCATCAGTCGATCTGGATTCGCAAGGGGTCCACGATCCGCCGCCTCAAGGATCTGGCCGACAAGGATGTGATCGTCATGCGCGGGGCGGTGATGCACGATTTCATGCTCCGGCATGCCGAACTCAAGGCCCGGCTGCATCCGGTGGCAACCCTTGAGGATGCCCTGCGGCAACTCTCTGCCGGCGGTTATGATGCCGCCCTGGTGGCCAAGCTGCCCGGTGAGTACCTGATCCAGAAAGCCGGTCTCGACAACATTATGCCGATCGCCAGGCCGCTGGTCGCCCAGGACTACGGCTACGCGGTGAAAAAGGGTAATCTCGACCTGCTGGCCCGCTTCAACGAAGGCCTGGTGCTGCTGAAGAAATCGGGTCGTTATCGCACCATCTACGAAAAATGGCTCGGCGTGCTGCCGCGGCCGGGGCTCTCCTTCGAACGTGCCATCCGTCTCGGGGCGATGATAGTCGGTCCGCTGCTGCTGGTGTTGATCATGACCGTTTTCTGGTCGAGGATGCTGAAGCGCCAGGTGGCACTGCGTACCGAAGACCTGGAACGCGAGGTTGCCGAAAAACGCCAGGCCCTGCATGAACTGGAGGTCCGGCAGCAGCAGTTGATCCAGGCTGACAAGCTTTCTTCGCTCGGGGTGCTGGTTTCGGGCGTGGCCCATGAGATCAATAATCCCAACGGCCTGATTCTGCTCAACCTGCCGCTGCTGAAAAAGGCCTGGGATGACACCGGACCGCTACTTGATGAGCATTACCGGCAACAGGGTGATTTCAAGCTTGGCTGGCTGAATTATTCACGCATGCGGGAAGAGATTCCGCAGATGCTGGAAGAAATGCAGCAGGGAGCCGGCCGGATCAGGCGGATCGTTGAGGACCTGAAGGATTTCGCCCGTCGTGATGATGCCGAACTGGATGACGCGGTCGACCTCAACGAGGTGGCGGCGGCGGCACTGCGGCTGGTCGATAATTCACTAAAAAAGGCGACCGACCACTTTCGGGCCGAGTTGGCGAACGATCTGCCGCCGTTCGTCGGCAATGCCCAGCGGATCGAGCAGGTGGTGGTCAACCTGCTGATCAACGCCTGTCAGGCGCTGACCGACAAGGGACAGGCGATCCGACTCCGCACCGCCCTGCAGGACGACGGCCGCCTGCTGCTGGAGATTGTCGATCAGGGCCGAGGCATCGATCCTGAGCATCTGCCGAAACTGACCGATCCTTTCTTCACCACCCGCCGCGACCATGGCGGCACCGGGCTCGGTCTGTCGGTTTCGGCCGGTATCGTCGAGGAGCATGGCGGACAGCTGGAGTTCGCCTCGACACCGGGGCAGGGCACTCGGGTCCGGTTGCTGTTGCCGGCCAAGGAGAATATCGATGAGCCAGTCGAAAAACCCTGA
- a CDS encoding sigma-54-dependent transcriptional regulator — MSQSKNPDFSILMVDDELPWLRSLGMTLEGPGGFTNLISCSDSREVPELFEQHDIGLVLLDLTMPHISGEELLRRINEEYPDVQVIILSGMNQLETAVGCMRLGAFDYFVKTVEEDRLLDGIRRAVRMVELQRENQAIRRRLFKKQLEHPEVFAPLVTRDAAMLAIFGYLESVSASRQPLLILGESGVGKELVARAAHQLGGGDGPLVSVNVAGLDDNVFADTLFGHRRGAFTGADRERPGMIERASGGTLFLDEIGDLSAASQVKLLRLLQEGEYYPLGSDSPCQLQARVICATHHDLAEMVRERSFRKDLYYRLHAHQVNIPPLRERKEDLPLLLQHFLESAAAELEKPVPTAPPELISLLNTYSFPGNIRELQAMVHDAVSQHPGGVLSCDVFQRRIGDARQTGGLVPARNPFTVLDDLPTLAEAGDLLVDAALERAGNNQTLAARLLGISQPALSKRLKQRREHA, encoded by the coding sequence ATGAGCCAGTCGAAAAACCCTGATTTCAGTATCCTGATGGTGGATGACGAACTGCCCTGGCTGAGAAGTCTCGGCATGACCCTGGAGGGGCCGGGAGGATTCACCAACCTGATCTCCTGTTCCGACAGCCGCGAGGTTCCGGAATTGTTCGAACAGCATGATATCGGCCTGGTGCTGCTCGACCTGACCATGCCGCACATCTCCGGGGAAGAGCTGCTGCGGCGCATCAACGAGGAGTATCCGGATGTCCAGGTGATCATTCTTTCCGGAATGAACCAGTTGGAAACAGCGGTCGGCTGCATGCGCCTGGGAGCTTTCGACTATTTTGTCAAGACGGTCGAGGAGGATCGCCTGCTTGACGGCATCCGTCGCGCGGTGCGTATGGTTGAGCTGCAGCGTGAAAACCAGGCCATCCGTCGGCGACTGTTTAAAAAACAGCTGGAACATCCCGAGGTTTTCGCCCCCCTGGTGACACGGGACGCGGCGATGCTGGCCATCTTCGGCTACCTGGAGTCGGTGTCCGCCTCCCGACAGCCGCTGCTGATTCTCGGTGAGAGCGGGGTCGGCAAGGAACTGGTCGCGCGTGCCGCCCACCAGCTGGGCGGCGGTGACGGCCCCCTGGTGAGTGTCAATGTCGCCGGGCTGGATGATAATGTCTTTGCCGACACCCTCTTCGGCCATCGGCGCGGTGCTTTCACCGGCGCCGACCGCGAACGTCCCGGTATGATCGAACGGGCATCCGGAGGTACGCTCTTCCTGGATGAAATCGGTGACCTTTCGGCCGCCAGCCAGGTCAAGCTGCTGCGGCTGCTGCAGGAAGGTGAGTATTATCCCCTCGGCAGCGACAGTCCCTGTCAGCTGCAGGCGCGGGTGATCTGCGCCACCCATCACGATCTGGCGGAAATGGTTCGCGAGCGAAGTTTTCGCAAGGACCTCTACTATCGGCTGCATGCCCATCAGGTCAACATCCCGCCGCTGCGGGAGAGGAAAGAGGATCTGCCGCTGCTGCTGCAGCATTTCCTCGAATCCGCCGCCGCCGAACTGGAGAAACCTGTTCCGACGGCGCCGCCGGAGCTGATCTCACTGCTCAATACCTACAGCTTTCCCGGCAACATCCGCGAACTGCAGGCGATGGTGCATGATGCCGTCAGCCAGCATCCCGGCGGTGTTCTCTCCTGTGACGTTTTCCAGCGGCGGATCGGGGACGCCCGGCAGACCGGCGGCCTGGTTCCGGCCCGCAATCCGTTTACCGTCCTCGACGATCTGCCGACCCTGGCCGAAGCGGGCGACCTGCTGGTCGACGCTGCCCTGGAACGGGCCGGCAACAATCAGACGCTGGCTGCCCGCCTGCTTGGAATCTCCCAACCGGCCCTCAGCAAGCGGCTCAAACAACGACGCGAACACGCCTGA